A region of Candidatus Auribacterota bacterium DNA encodes the following proteins:
- a CDS encoding ferritin: protein MIKAKVQDALNRQLNRELYSAYLYMSMSAYFESLNLKGFASWMRVQVQEEIVHVMKFFRYLIDRGGRVILSAVEAPPSEWSSPLNAFEGAYAHEQKVTGLINDLVSLAGREQDNATYNFLQWFVSEQVEEEASVDDVVKKLMLMADAPGGLFILDRELSQRVFTPPPAAQGA, encoded by the coding sequence ATGATTAAGGCAAAGGTGCAGGATGCCCTGAACAGGCAGCTCAACCGCGAACTCTACTCTGCCTATCTCTACATGTCGATGTCTGCGTATTTCGAGTCTCTCAATCTCAAGGGGTTCGCCAGCTGGATGAGGGTTCAGGTCCAGGAAGAGATCGTGCACGTCATGAAGTTCTTCCGCTACCTCATTGACAGGGGCGGGAGGGTGATCCTCTCCGCCGTCGAAGCGCCGCCCTCCGAGTGGTCATCTCCCCTCAACGCCTTTGAGGGAGCCTATGCCCATGAGCAGAAGGTGACCGGACTGATCAATGATCTGGTCAGCCTTGCCGGCCGCGAGCAGGACAATGCCACGTATAATTTCCTCCAGTGGTTCGTATCTGAACAGGTCGAGGAAGAAGCGTCGGTTGATGACGTGGTGAAGAAGCTCATGCTCATGGCTGACGCACCGGGCGGCCTTTTTATATTGGACCGCGAGCTCAGCCAGCGCGTGTTCACTCCCCCTCCGGCCGCCCAGGGGGCCTGA